From Halorientalis litorea:
CGACCAACGGCACCGTGACATGGCCGAGTACACGCGCGAGTGGGCACGCGAACACTTCGGCCTCTTCCCCGAGGAGGGCTACGAGTCCCAGACGGTCACCTGCATCGAGAACACGCAGGGCATCGACGTGGCCGCGACCATCGAGGAAGTGTCCGAGGAGTACGACATGGTGTTCTCGAACGGGTACGGCGACATCGGGGAGCAGACGTTCCGCATCGGCCACATGGGCGAACACACCGTCGAGAGCATCGCGGAACTCACCGACGCCATCGAGGACGTGGCCGGACTGTAATCGGACCGACACCGACCGTTTGCCTACACTCGTCCACTAATACGGTTCGACTGAATGTTTATTTCGAAGGGTGCGCGCAATTTTCTCCTAGTTGGGAAGGCGTAATGTGTCCGGAACGGGTACGCCCTCTCGATGGACCGAGACGAGAGTTCGACGCCCTCCCAGGGGTCGGAGGCCGGCCGCTTTCGGCATCTGTTCGAGAACCTCCAAGACGCCATCGTCGAGTTCGAGTTCGAGGACGGCGCGCCGATTATCCGAACGGTAAACGAGGCGTTCTGTCGCCTCTTCGGCGTCGACGCCGACGAGGTTGTCGGAACGGACCTGAACGCCCGTATCGTCCCGAACGAGCGACAGTCCCAGAGCGACCGGTTCGACCGGCGGACGGCCACGGGGAAAGCGAACTACGCCATCGTCGACCGACACACCGAGGACGGTGTCCAGACGCTCCTCTACCGCGGCATCCCGTATCAGGGCGGTGACCGGGGCTTTGCGGTGTACACCGACCTCACCGACGAAATCCGACAGGAGCGGGAACTGGCCGTGTTGAACCGCGTCCTCCAGCACAACGTCAGTTCCCACGTCGAGACACTCGTGGCCCACGCCGAGACGCTACTCGAAACGCTCGACGACCCGGAGTTGGCGGACACGGCGGCGGCAGTACACGAGAGCGCGCTCGCGCTGGACCGAACCAGCACCGAGGCACGGGACATCGAGCGTGCCCTCGACGCCGACCCGAGTTTGACAGCCACCGACCTCGACGGAGTGGTCGAGACAGCCCTCGCCGACGTGCCACTCACGGACCGCGCCGACGTTCACGTCGACGTCGACGACGTGCCGCCGGTCATGACCGGCGGCCACCTGGACCGGGCACTCGCCGCCCTCGTCGACAACGCGATTCGGTACGCCGGGACGGCGACGCCGAACGTTCGAGTGACTGCCCACGAAGGTGACGGGCAGGTTACCGTGACCGTGAGCGACGACGGGCCGGGACTGCCCGAGACGGAGCGGGAGGTTCTCACCGGGAAAATGTCGGTCACGCCGCTCGACCACGGGAGCGGACTCGGACTCTGGCTCGTCCGGTGGATAGTCACGGCGTACGGCGGCGACGTGACCTACGCCGACCGGCCGAACGGCGGCAGCGACATCACGCTCACGCTTCGGTCGGCCGCTGGACGCCAGTAATCTCGAACCGAGCACCGCCGTCGTCCCCGTCGGTCACGCTGACCGTCCATCCGTGGGCCTCGGCGACCTGTTGGACGATGTCGAGGCCGAACCCGGTCCCGCCGTCCGCCGTCGAGTACCCGGCGGTAAAGATGTCGGCACGCTCCGCCTCGGGGATGCCGGGGCCGTCGTCTTCGACGTAGAAGCCGTCCGCGAGCGGTCCGACGGTGACCGTCACGGCACCGTCGCCGTGTTCGATGGCGTTCCGGAACAGATTCTCGAGGAGTTGGCAGAGGCGGTCGTCGTCGGCTTCGATGGTCCCCAGTCCCGCGTCGGGGCGGCGTATCTCCGCGCCGTCGGCGTCGTCGGCGACGATGGCCCACGCGGCACCGACAACGTCGTCGAGGGCGACGGGTTCGGTCACTCCGATGTCCTGTCCTTCGCGGGCCAGCCACAGAACGTCGTCGATGATGCGCTCCATCCGAGCGAGCGCGTTCTCCATCGGGTCGAGGTGCTCGTTGTCGGACTGTTGCTGTGCCAGTTCCAGTCGTGCTATCGCGACGTTCAGTGGATTGCGGAGGTCGTGAGAAACCACGCTCGCGAACTGTGACAGCTGTTCGTTTTGCTGCCGAAGTTCGGTCTCCTGCTCCTTGCGGCCGGTGATGTCGGTGTAGTGTTCGATGCGGCCACCCGCGAGTTCGCCCGTCTCGATGGGTTGACTCTGGTGGAGGAGCCACCGTTCCGCCCGCTGGTCGTCGGGGAGGACGTGACACTCGAACGCTTGGACGTGGGTGTTGTCGTCGTAGGTGGCGGTGACCGTCTCGGCGAACCGCTCGGGCCGCTCGAACATCGACTTGACCGTCGACTCGATGAGGTCCCGCTTGTCCGTGCCGATGACCGCTTCCCGGGAGAGGCCGAAGTACTCCTCTGTCGCCTCGTTTATCCACCGCACGGAGTAGTCGGGCCCGAGAACGAACACCCCGACATCTGACCCCTCTAGGGCGGCCAGCAAGACATCCGGACTCTCGTCGATGTGTTGGAGGGACCCGTCAGCCGAGTTACCGGGCGGCACCATAACCGGAACGATACCCCGACAGAATGATAAGTCCTTGGGTTTACTTCAGTTTCTGTCCTCTATCTCTGGAATAATCCCAGTATATTGGTCCAAATTCCACTGCTTGCCCAATATCGACAAACAGGTCGTGGGCAACCGCCACCACTCGGTGGTCGGTGCCGCGACGCCACCACGCAACAGACCGGCCGCAGTTCGGGCCGCTGGCACCACACGGTGTGACGGCCGAGGCGGTACTGTTAGAACGACGGAGTCCCTCGGTTCCGACGATGTCAGGAGCGGAGGACCGGCCGGACAATCCCTACGTCACGGACCCGCCGACGGAGTTCGACCCTGTGGAGGAACTGGACGAGGACGCCGCCCGCGAGCAGGCCGCCCAGTTACGCGAGGCCGTCCGATACCACGACTACCGCTACTACGTGCAGAACGACCCCGTCGTCGGCGACCGGACGTACGACGCGCTCTTTGCCCGTCTCGAAACGCTCGAAACCGAGTTCGACATCCAGACCGAGGACAGCCCCACCCGGCGGGTCGGCGGCGAACCGTTGGACGAACTCGAAACCGTCTCCCACGTCGCGCCGATGCGCTCCATCGACCAGAGCGGCGAGGCCGACGAGGTCCGCGAGTTCGACCGCCGCGTCCGCGAGGGGCTGGCGGACGCGGACTGGATGGGTGAGCTCCGGTACGTCTGCGAGCCGAAGTTCGACGGGCTCTCCGTCGAGGTGGTCTACGAGGACGGCAGGTTCGAGCGCGCGGCGACCCGCGGCGACGGCGAGGAGGGCGAAGACGTGACCGAAAACGTCCGGACCATCGGGGCCGTCCCCCAGCGGTTGCGCGGCGACCACCCGGAGCGGTTGGTCGTGCGAGGCGAGGTGTACATGCCAAAGGCGGCCTTCCGCGAACACAACCGCGAGCGCGTCGAGCGCGGCCAAGAGCCGTTCGCCAACCCTCGGAACGCCGCCGCCGGAACGCTCCGACAGCTCGACCCGTCGGTGACCGCCGAGCGACCGCTCTCCGTGTTCTTCTTCGGCGTCCTCGCCGCCAGCGAGCGGGCCGACACCCACCGGGCAGAGCTCCGCCAGTTCCCCGCGTGGGGCCTCCCGGTCGCCGAGGACATCACGACGGCCGACGACATCGAGGCCGCCATCGACTACCGCGACGACTTGCTCGCCCGTCGAGACGAACTCGACTACGAGATAGACGGCGTCGTCGTCAAAGTCGACGACCACGAGGCGCGGGACCTGCTCGGCACCACCGCGCGGGCACCGCGGTGGGCCTTCGCCTACAAGTTCCCCGCGCGGAAGGAGGTGACCCGCGTGACCGACATCGTGGTACAGGTGGGTCGAACCGGCCGCCTGACGCCCGTCGCTCTGCTCGACCCCGTGGAAGTCGGCGGGGTCACCGTCTCGCGGGCCAGCCTCCACAATCCCGCCGAGATAGCCGAGTTGAACGTAGCCGTCGGCGACACGGTGCGGGTCAAGCGGGCGGGGGACGTGATTCCGGACGTCGAAGAGGTCGTCGAGGACCACGCCGACGGCTCCTTCGAGTTTCCCGACCGCTGTCCGGTCTGTGAGAGTCCGGTCGAACGCGACGGGCCGCTCGCCTACTGTACGGGCGGGCTGGCCTGTCCCGCACAGTTAGAACGGGCCATAGAACACTACGCGAGCAGGGCGGGACTGGACATCGACGGCCTCGGGCCGGAGCGAATCGAACAGTTGCTCGACGCCGGCGTCATCGAGGAACTGCCGGACCTCTACACGCTCGAACGCGAGGCCCTGACCGAACTGGAGGGGTGGGGCGAGCAGAGCGCGGCGAACCTGCTCGCGGAACTCGACGCCGCCCGCGAACCGCCGCTCGACGACTTCCTCGCGGCCATCGGCGTCCCGGAAGTCGGGCCGACGACGGCGAGCGCGCTGGCCCGAACCTTCGGTGACCTCGACTCGGTGCTGGCCGCGAGCGAGGCGGACCTCCGGGAGGTGGACGACGTCGGCGAGGTGGTCGCCCGCGAAATCAGGGGGTTCTTCGACTCCGAGCGTAACCGCGCGGTGGTCGAGCGGTTGCGCGAGGAGGGAGTCGACCCACAGCCAGTCGAGACGGAGACGGGCGACGAACTCGACGGACTGACGTTCGTGTTCACCGGGTCACTCGACGGTTACACCCGGAGCGAGGCACAGGACCTCGTCGAGGCACACGGCGGGTCGGCCACGAGCAGCGTCTCGGCCAACACCGACTTCCTCGTCGTCGGGGAGAACCCGGGGACGACGAAGCGCGAGGACGCCGAGGCGGCGGGCGTTCTGACGCTGACCGAGGCGGAGTTCGAGGCCGAACTCGCCGAGCGTGGCGTCCCGGTCTGAGCGTGGCCAGCCGCTTCCGTGGCAGTCGTACGGGGAACGCTCCAAACTGTTATCTCCGAGGGGCCGGGAGAGGAGCCATGACGCGCCACTTCGAGGACTTGGCAGTCGGCGACACGTTCACCGTCGGCGAGGTATCGCTGACCGAAGAGGACATCATCACCTTCGCCGAACGGTTCGACCCGCAACCGTTCCACGTCGACCCGGAGGCGGCGAAAGACTCCATGTTCGGGGGTCTCGTCGCCAGCGGTCTCCACACGCTGTGTCTGTCCGTGCGGTTGTTCGTCACCGAGTTCGTGCAGGGCGACCCGGGGCTGGCGAACATGGGCGGGATGGGGATGGACGACCTGCGCTGGCACGACCCGGTACGGCCGGGTGACACGCTCTCGATTGACATCGAAGTCATCGACACGCGAGCCTCCGAGAGCCGCGACGACCGGGGATACGTCGACTTCGGGCGGACGGTGTACGCCGACGGCGACCGTCGCGTGGCGTCGTTTATCACGCACAACGTCGTCGGGCGGGCGTAGTCACACCTCGTCGTCCGGGTCGTGGCGGTCGGCCATCCGCGACGCCTCGTGTGCGTAGCGGTCGCGCAGGTCCGCCTCCTCGACGGGGACGAGGCGGTCCGTTTCGACGGTCTGGGCGGCCGTGACGCCCTGTCTCGAGAGCATCGTCGAGGAGCGGTTGCTCTGCAGACAGCGGTCGCCCTCGGTAGTGGCGTAGACCAGCGTGACGAGACCCTTGTCGTTGTAGTCGCGCTCGACGAGCCACACGCGTTCGGTGTCGTCGTCGCTCATACTCGACGGTCGGCACCCACGGCTTTGTATCCACGTATCTCGGTCCGTGTTGGTCGAGAGATTCATATGTCGGCGCGAGAACATGGATGCGATGACGCGCTGGAGCGACGAGGCCCGACAGCGGCTCCGAGAGGGCGAGCACATCGAAACGACAGTCCCGCTCGGCGACAACGCCGTCGTCGTGACGGACCAGCGCGTGTTCGCGTTCACCCCCGAGGGCGAGGGGACGAACTACCGAGCCGTCGAGCGACCGAACGTCGAGGCTGTCGGCCTCGAAATGGTCGGCGAGACGGGATGGCTCAGGTACGCCATCAAAGGCGGCGTCGTCGGTGCGGTCGGTATCGGTATCGGCCTGACAACGGAGTTCGACTCGCTGTTCACTCTCGGCGATGTCGGTTCGAGCGGGACCGTCCGACTCGAATTCGGCGGCCTGCTCGAAGGCCTGCAGACGGCCATCGACATGCTCGGCTATCTCGACGAGGGACTGCTCGTCCTCGGTGGCCTCGGTGTCGTCGTCGCGCTGACCACGCTCGGCGTGTTCGTCCAGAGTCGGGACCACACGCTCGTCGTCGAGGTGGCCGGCGACGAGGACATCCACGTTCCGGCACCGCGGGACAGCGAGGGCGAGCGCGACCGGATTCGGCGCGCACTCGACGGCGTCGCGCCCGCGGCGGGCGGGGCTGGCGAGGCCACGCCGTCGGTCGACGGAGCGGCGCGGAGTCCCGACACGGACCGCCCCGCAACCGGCGAGACGGGAGCGAGTGTCGGCACCGAGGAGACGGGCCTCGGTGCTGGCGGGACGGGCGCGGACGGCGGCGAGGACCCGTTCGACGGCCAGCAGGACGGCACGCCGGAGTAGAAACCCACATACGGCCACCGCCCGTACGGACTCGGCGAGATGGACCCGAGCGAGGTCCGCGCTAGAGCGAACGACCTGCCCCCGGAGCCGGGCGTCTACCGCTTTCTCGACGGCGACACGACGCTCTACGTCGGCAAGGCCGTGGACCTGCGGGACCGAGTGCGGTCGTATGCAGACCCCCGAAGCGAGCGCATCCGCCGGATGGTCGAACGCGCGGGAGACCTCGACGTGGCGGTCACCGACACCGAGACCCAAGCCCTCCTGCTGGAGGCGAACCTCATCAAACGCCACCAGCCCCGGTACAACGTCCGGCTGAAGGACGACAAGTCCTACCCGCTGGTGCAACTCACCGCCCACGACGTGCCGCGCATCGAGGTGACGCGGGACCCGGCCGACGACGCCACCGTCTTCGGTCCCTACACCGACAAGGGCCGGGTCGAGACGGTCGTGAAAGCCCTGCGGGAGACCTACGGCGTGCGTGGCTGTTCGGACCACAAGTACCGCAACCGCGACCGGCCCTGCCTCGACTACGAGGTGGGACTGTGTACCGCACCCTGCACGGGCGAAATCGGCGGCGAGGCGTACCGCGAGGACACCGAGAGCGTCCGGCGGTTCCTCGCGGGCGAGACGGGCGTCCTCGCCGACCCGCTGCGCCGGGAGATGGAGGCGGCCGCGCAGGCCGAGGAGTTCGAGCGGGCCGCGAACCTCCGGGACAGACTCGCCGCCGTCGAGGCGTTCCACGGCGGCGGCGGCGAGGCCGTCGCCGCCGAGGGGAGCGACGAACGGGCCGTCGACGTACTGGGCGCGGCCATAGAGGGGGAGACGGCCACCGTCGCGCGCCTCCACGCCGCAGAGGGGCAGTTGGTCGAGCGCGACCGCCACGGCCTCACCGCACCGGGCGGCGACGGGGTGCCGGCCGACCGAATCGGACAGGTACTGGCGGCGTTCGTCGCGCAGTACTACGCCGAGCGCGAGTTGCCCGGGGCACTCCTGCTCCCCGAACCGCTGGCGGACGACGAGGTGGAGGCGTGGCTACGGGCCGAAGGGGTCGCGGTGCGCGTCCCCGGTGCGGGCCGGGAGGCCAAACTCGTCGACCTCGCGCTGAAGAACGCCCGCCGCGGCACGGACCCCCGGCAGGACGAGGGGGCGGCCCTCGCCGAGGCACTGGGACTCGACGCGGCCGTCGAACGCATCGAGGGCTTCGACGTGAGCCACGCACAGGGGCAGGCGGTGGTCGGGAGCAACGTCACGTTCGTCGACGGTACGCCCGAGAAGAGCGACTACCGCCGCAAGAAGTTGGCCGAGGTCAACGACGACTACGAGAACATGCGGGGGCTGGTGCGGTGGCGCGCCGAGCGTGCGGTCGCGGACCGGGACGACCGACCCGACCCCGACCTGCTCCTGATAGACGGCGGCGAGGGGCAACTCGGCGCGGCACAAGACGCGCTGGCGGAGACGGGATGGGACGTCCCCGCCGTCGCGCTGGCGAAGGAGGAGGAACTGGTGGTGACACCGACCGGAACCCACGACTGGCCCGCCGACGCCCCGCATCTCCACCTCTGTCAGCGAGTGCGGGACGAAGCCCACCGCTTCGCCGTCCAGTACCACCAGTCCGTCCGTGACGACGTGTCGACGGCGTTGGACGAGGTTCCGGGCGTCGGTCCCGAGACGCGCAGGCGGTTGCTCCGGCGGTTCGGGAGCGTCGAGAACGTCCGGGCGGCCACCGTGTCGGACTTACAGGCGGTCGAGGGCGTCGGCGAGGCGACGGCCGAGACAATCACGGACCGACTGTGAGCGGTGCGTGTGTCGTCAGTCCGCACCGAGACGGACGGTCATCACGGGCACCGGCGACCGGCGGACGACTTTCTCCGCGACGCTCCCGATGAGGTAGTGGTCGATGCCGGTTCGGCCGTGGGTGCCCATGACCACGAGGTCGGCGGGGACGCGGTCGATAGCGTCGAGAATCTCGGTCCGCGGGACGCCCTCGACCACCGTCGTCTCGGTGGGCACGTCCGGGAGGGCGGCGACGGCGTCCTCGACGGCCTCGTGTGCGCGCTCGCGTTCGGCGTCCAGCCACGCCTCCGTCGAGACACCGACGCTCGGACTCTCGAAGCGATTGCGTGTGTCCACGACGGAGAGGACGTGAACCGTCGCGTCGAACCGCTCGGCGACGCGGCCGGCGTGGGACGCGGCCGTGGCGACACCCTCGCTCCCGTCGGCGGGCAAGAGGATACGGTCGTACACGTCAGACCACCCCGCTAGCCATGACGAACAGCGCGACGGCGATGAGGGCGAACAGCACCCCGACGCCCTTCTTGATGACTTCGGTGTCGAGCACGGCGGCGACGTAGGGGGCTATCTGCCCGCCGGTGACCGTCGCGGGGACGGTCCAGACGACCATGTTCCACGGCGTCGACGCGAGGTCGATGGCGTGGCCGCCGGGGACGAGGCCGCCGCCGAAGACGTGGACGAGCGACGCGAGGACGGCCGTCGAGGCGACGACGATGTGGTTGGTCCCGATAGCGACCCGCACGGGAACGGAGGTGCGGAGCATCGAGATGATGCCGAGTTCGCCGATGCCGAACCCGGCGAGGCCCTGGAACACGCCGCCGATGCTGTAGTTGGCGAACCGTTCGAGGTACCCCCCGCGCGTGTAAGAGTAGTCGCTCCCGTCGCGGTCGACCCGGGTGACGACACCCTCGCCGTCGGTCGAGACGCCCGCCGGACCGAGTTTGTTGTCGTCGTCCGGGAGCGAGCCACCGCCGTCCGTCGCCGCCGTCTCTTCCGCCTCGGCAGCCCCGGGTTCCTCGTGGCCGAGGTCGGCCTTGAACATGAGGAACGACGCCGTGACGAGTGCCAATCCCAGCAGGGCGTGGAAGATAGGCTCGGGGATGACGAACGAGAGCAGGGCACCGCCGACGACGAACGGAATCGACCCGCCGACGAGCGTCAGCGCGAGCCGTCGGTCCACAAGGCCGTACTGGATGAACGCGATGGCGGAACTCGACAGACCGAACGACTCGCTGATGAGACCCACCTTCACGATAGTTTCCGGGGTGAGCGGGACAGTCACGAGTGTGTCGGGCGCGAGATAGCCCACCAGCAGCGGGAACACGAAGATGAGGTAGGGCACGAACAGTGCCGACCCGCTGATGCCGACTGTGTTCACGATGGTCGCCCCCAGCAGGAAGACGGGGAACAGCCACCAGTACCGGACCCAGTAGCCGTCCCCGGCCTCGGTAGGGAGCGGTGCGGCGAAGTACACGCCGGCGATGAACAGAGCGGGTGCAACGAAAACGAACACGTGTTGGTACTTCAGAAACGTCTTCTGAAGTCTGCTCGACGCTGACGGAGAACTCATCGGAGTATTGCGCGCCGGTTGGGAAGTCCGGTACAAATGTCTTGTCGTTCGTCGGGAGAGGACTGGCGTTCATGGGACGGAACCGGCAGTTTTCGACGGTTCCCGGTCACGGGTCCGTGCCCGCGAGCGCGCACAGTCGCACCGTTGGCATTCACTTCCGGCGACATCTCCGCAGACGGACGTATTGCCCCGTAATTTATTATAGACCCGTGTCAACTCTTGCCTAGAATGAGCCATCCAGAGGAACCCCTCGGCCGCGACGACGCGACGGGACACAGAGACGGTCTCCACGATACGAAGGGGTCCCCCGAGTCCACCGACCAGACGGGCGGACTCCTCGGACGGCTCAAGCGACACGCGCGGACGTGGTCGCGCAAGTACGTCGAGATGCGCGTCGCCGCACGGACCGGCCGTCGACGCTGAGGCCATCCACGGGTTCGTTCCGTTCGTTCGCCCGGTAGTCAGAACTCCTCGGCCGGTTCGGGGACGACGCCCTCCTCCGCGTCGGCCAGTTCGTACTCCTCGCGCACCTCGCGGATGCGGTCACGGATGTCCGCGGCGAGTTCGAACTCGAGGTTGTCGGCGGCCGCCTGCATCCGGTCTTCGAGGTCCGCGATTAGCCGTTCGGCCTCGGCCTCGTCCTCGGGGTCCATCCCGGAGACGCCGCCGGTGTCGGTTTTGGACCCGGGGAGATTCGTCTCGCCGACGGCCTTCTCGATGGTCTGTGGCTCGAACCCGTGTTCCTCGTTGTACGCCTGCTGAATCTCGCGGCGGCGGTTCGTCTCCGCGATGGCCGACTCCATCGCCCCGCTGACCGCGTCGGCGTACAGCACCACCTCGCCGTTGACGTTTCGCGCCGCCCGCCCCATCGTCTGGACCAGCGTGGTCTCCGAGCGGAGAAAGCCCTCCTGGTCGGCGTCGAGAATCGCCACGAGGGACACCTCCGGGATGTCGAGTCCCTCACGCAGGAGGTTGATGCCCACGAGCACGTCGATGTCGCCGAGGCGGAGCGAGCGGACGAGTTCGTGGCGTTCCAGCGTGTCCGTCTCGTCGTGCATGTAGGCCACGTCGACGCCCGCCTCTTCGAGGTACTCGGTGAGGTCCTCGGCCATCCGCTTGGTGAGCGTCGTGACCAGCACGCGCTCGTCGTGCTCGACTCGCTCGTCGATACGGTCGAGCAGGTCCTCGACTTGCCCCGTCGCGTCGGCCACCTCGACGGCCGGGTCCACGAGGTGGGTGGGCCGGACGATTTGCTCGACGACCTGCCCGCTCGTCTCGCGTTCGTAGTCGCTCGGCGTCGCGCTGACGTAGAGGGTGCGGTCGGTCTTGTCCTCGAACTCATCGAAGGTGAGCGGCCGGTTGTCGAAGGCGGTGGGGAGGCGGAAGCCGTTCTCGACCAGCGACTCCTTCCTGCTCTTGTCACCCTCGAACTGCCCGCGAATCTGGGGGATGGTCTGGTGAGACTCGTCGACCACGGTCAGGAAGTCGTCGGGGAAGTAATCCAGCAGGGTGTAGGGGGCCTCACCGCTCTCGCGGTCGGAGAGGTGGACGGAGTAGTTCTCGATGCCCGAACAGTAGCCCGTCTCCTCCAGCATCTCCAAGTCGAAGGTGGTGCGTTCCTCGATTCGCTGGGCGGCCACCATGTCGCCCTGCCGCTCGAAGTAGCGGATGCGGTCGGCCAGCAGGTCCTCGATTTCGCCCATCGCCCGTTCGAGGCGGTCCTCGGGAATCGAGTAGTGTTCGGCGGGGTGGACGAGGACGGCCGGGTCCCGACTCACGACTTCCCCCTCTAGGGGGTCGATTTTGAGGAGGCGGTCGATTTCGTCGCCCCAGAACTCCACGCGGACGGCGTAGCGACCGTACATCGGGTAGATTTCGAGCGTGTCGCCCCGCACCCGGAAGGTACCCTGCGTGAAGTCCACGTCGTTGCGCTCGTAGTTGAGGTCCACGAGGCGGGCGAGTAACTCGTCGCGCGCTATCTGTTCGCCCTGTTCGATGCGGAGGCTCATGTCCACGTAGTTCCGCGGGTCGCCCAGACCGTAGATGGCGGAGACGGAGGCGACCACGATGACGTCGTCGCGGGTCAACAGCGAGCGGGTCGCGGAGTGGCGGAGACGGTCGATTTCGTCGTTGATGGAGGCGTCCTTCTCGATGTACTTGTCCGTCTGCTCGACGTAGGCCTCGGGTTGGTAGTAGTCGTAGTAGGAGACGAAGTACTCGACGGCGTTGTCGGGGAACAGGCCGCGGAACTCCTCGTACAGTTGTGCCGCGAGCGTCTTGTTGTGGGCGATGACGAGCGTGGGTTGGTTCAGTTCCTCGACGACCCACGAGACGGTGTTGGTCTTGCCCGACCCGGTGACGCCCAGCAGGGTCTGTTTGTCCATCCCCGACTCGAAGCCCTCGACCAGTTGCTCGATAGCCGCGGGTTGGTCGCCCGCCGGGTCGAACGGCGCGTCGACGCGGAAATCGCGGTCCACGTCGGGTCTGTCCGGCGAGAGGGGACTCGTGTCGCTCATTACTGGAGTGGTGGGGCCGGAGGAACTTGTGTCACTCGGGTCCAGTGGGTCACGTTGACACGGTGTCAGGGTCCGGCGTCGAACCCCGGGCCGTCAGCAGGTGCAGGTACGCGACACAGAGCAGGGAGACGAGGCCCGCGGCGGCGGCCAGCGCGAACATGACCCGGTAGCCGACCAGCGTGTACACCCGCGCGCCAGCGACCGTCTCGCCGGTCCAGTACGCGTCGAGGATGGCACCCATGACCGTCGGGAACAGTGCTGCACCGAGGAAGCCGATGGCGTTGACCGCGCCGGTCGCCACGCCGGAGGCCGCCGCGCCGTGGCGGTTCTTGACGACGGTGTAGCCGAGCGCGTACGTGCCGGTGAGCGCGGAGGCTCCGAAGAAGACGAGGCCGACCACCGGGAGCGGTGGGTCGACGACGACGGCAGGGACGGCGAACGCGGCCGTGTAGACGACTGCCCCGAGGACCATCAGGTCCGTCCGGCGACCCAGTCGGTCCGAGAGGCGACCGAGCAGGGGCGGCCCGAGCAACAACCCGACGCTGCCGAGCAACGTGAGCGTCGACGCGACGGTGACCGACCGGTCGTACACCTGCGCGACGTAGGGGATGCCCCACAGGCCGATGACGGTGAGGTTGACGCCCGTCGAGGTGAACAGCGCGAGGCCGGCGAGCCACGTCTCGCGTTCGGTGAGGACCGTCCGGAGGTTCCGGCCCACGTCACGGAGCGTCAGCGTCGGGGCGGACTGGACATCGCTGAGGGGGGCGAACCCGGCCGCCGTGGGGGTGTCCCGGGCGAACACCCAGATGACGGCGGCGAGGAGGAGGCCGGCGAGGCCGATGCCGACTATCGACGCGCGCACGCCGAGGGCGGCGACGGCGAGCGCGAGCGGCGTCGTCGCGAGGATGGCTCCCAGCCCCGACATCCCGACGGTGAGGCCGTTCATCGTCGCGAACTCGCCGGGACGGTACCAGTTCGCACAGAACCGTATCGTGGCGATGAACACGACGCCGGCACCCAGTCCGATGGCCAGTCGGGCGAGGAACGCCACCGGGTAGGACTCGGCGAGGCCGAAGGCGAGCGCGCCGACACTCATCGCGACGGTGCCGATGGTCGCCGTCTTGCGGATGCCGAGGCGGTCGGCGAGGACGCCCGCGACCACTTGCATCGGCGCGTAGACGTAGAAAAACGAGGCGTGGAGCGTCCCGAGAGCGGTTCCGGTCGTCTCGAAGGCACGCATGAGGTCCGCCGCGAGGACGGCCGTCGAGAGGCGGTGGATGCTGACCAGCAAGAAGGCGGTGGCGAGGACGGCCCAGACGACCCATCGCCACCGGAGCGGGTCCGCGCGGAGTTGCATCGTCCACGCCACCGCTGGCCGGCGACAAAAAGGTTGGCCGGCGCGCGTCGGCGACACAAACTCAGCGCGTGTAACGGCGCCAGCGGTTTTTACGCACGGTCACGTGGCGTATGA
This genomic window contains:
- the uvrB gene encoding excinuclease ABC subunit UvrB — encoded protein: MSDTSPLSPDRPDVDRDFRVDAPFDPAGDQPAAIEQLVEGFESGMDKQTLLGVTGSGKTNTVSWVVEELNQPTLVIAHNKTLAAQLYEEFRGLFPDNAVEYFVSYYDYYQPEAYVEQTDKYIEKDASINDEIDRLRHSATRSLLTRDDVIVVASVSAIYGLGDPRNYVDMSLRIEQGEQIARDELLARLVDLNYERNDVDFTQGTFRVRGDTLEIYPMYGRYAVRVEFWGDEIDRLLKIDPLEGEVVSRDPAVLVHPAEHYSIPEDRLERAMGEIEDLLADRIRYFERQGDMVAAQRIEERTTFDLEMLEETGYCSGIENYSVHLSDRESGEAPYTLLDYFPDDFLTVVDESHQTIPQIRGQFEGDKSRKESLVENGFRLPTAFDNRPLTFDEFEDKTDRTLYVSATPSDYERETSGQVVEQIVRPTHLVDPAVEVADATGQVEDLLDRIDERVEHDERVLVTTLTKRMAEDLTEYLEEAGVDVAYMHDETDTLERHELVRSLRLGDIDVLVGINLLREGLDIPEVSLVAILDADQEGFLRSETTLVQTMGRAARNVNGEVVLYADAVSGAMESAIAETNRRREIQQAYNEEHGFEPQTIEKAVGETNLPGSKTDTGGVSGMDPEDEAEAERLIADLEDRMQAAADNLEFELAADIRDRIREVREEYELADAEEGVVPEPAEEF
- a CDS encoding universal stress protein; this encodes MYDRILLPADGSEGVATAASHAGRVAERFDATVHVLSVVDTRNRFESPSVGVSTEAWLDAERERAHEAVEDAVAALPDVPTETTVVEGVPRTEILDAIDRVPADLVVMGTHGRTGIDHYLIGSVAEKVVRRSPVPVMTVRLGAD
- a CDS encoding sulfite exporter TauE/SafE family protein; translation: MSSPSASSRLQKTFLKYQHVFVFVAPALFIAGVYFAAPLPTEAGDGYWVRYWWLFPVFLLGATIVNTVGISGSALFVPYLIFVFPLLVGYLAPDTLVTVPLTPETIVKVGLISESFGLSSSAIAFIQYGLVDRRLALTLVGGSIPFVVGGALLSFVIPEPIFHALLGLALVTASFLMFKADLGHEEPGAAEAEETAATDGGGSLPDDDNKLGPAGVSTDGEGVVTRVDRDGSDYSYTRGGYLERFANYSIGGVFQGLAGFGIGELGIISMLRTSVPVRVAIGTNHIVVASTAVLASLVHVFGGGLVPGGHAIDLASTPWNMVVWTVPATVTGGQIAPYVAAVLDTEVIKKGVGVLFALIAVALFVMASGVV
- a CDS encoding excinuclease ABC subunit C translates to MDPSEVRARANDLPPEPGVYRFLDGDTTLYVGKAVDLRDRVRSYADPRSERIRRMVERAGDLDVAVTDTETQALLLEANLIKRHQPRYNVRLKDDKSYPLVQLTAHDVPRIEVTRDPADDATVFGPYTDKGRVETVVKALRETYGVRGCSDHKYRNRDRPCLDYEVGLCTAPCTGEIGGEAYREDTESVRRFLAGETGVLADPLRREMEAAAQAEEFERAANLRDRLAAVEAFHGGGGEAVAAEGSDERAVDVLGAAIEGETATVARLHAAEGQLVERDRHGLTAPGGDGVPADRIGQVLAAFVAQYYAERELPGALLLPEPLADDEVEAWLRAEGVAVRVPGAGREAKLVDLALKNARRGTDPRQDEGAALAEALGLDAAVERIEGFDVSHAQGQAVVGSNVTFVDGTPEKSDYRRKKLAEVNDDYENMRGLVRWRAERAVADRDDRPDPDLLLIDGGEGQLGAAQDALAETGWDVPAVALAKEEELVVTPTGTHDWPADAPHLHLCQRVRDEAHRFAVQYHQSVRDDVSTALDEVPGVGPETRRRLLRRFGSVENVRAATVSDLQAVEGVGEATAETITDRL